Proteins co-encoded in one Haloarcula sp. DT43 genomic window:
- a CDS encoding ATP-dependent helicase, whose protein sequence is MTDSTTEVVRLFGGPGSGKTTALLDRVDELLEDDDVDFRDVLVVSYTRAAAAEIRERLAERLGLSPRALRGNVCTMHAKAYELLNLSRGDVVGEDDKEAFCEEFGIDYEDEYEGSRRRSARSTTLGNKIIATSQWLQRTRRDVADWYDVPFKWDDEEVRLPPEIDDNAQTGNKYTPTWPTDDDRVDVPSVIRGWRTYKGENDLTGFADMLERVAQRSLLPNVDYLIIDEFQDITTLQYDVYQEWKPHMERVLIAGDDDQVVYAWQGADPDLLLEEDVTQDEVLPNSYRLPSRILNVVNREVRHIEKRQEKDLNPRKEGGRVEAVQNPSMFDLSRNVTRTIEQSDETVMVLFRARYQMFQFIDEFIDNGIPFSCLTDQRMWTDRLTQYVNGLEAVEADEPLTVLEARRLADMLVDSAFGTGERDDLFDALEEIDEAHEDQDIADIEIEPDVVREHVPFLPDAASAGDMLRKVTNFQERTVDAYFTGDYTGMDADRVRVGTIHSAKGREADHVFVATDLTEKVVEQMAATVDQQGIEVPGVDEFTKHTSPVPTLTDNERRVFYVGMSRARERLVLLENLVDGAPTLPIDVLLENEPSDRSIDELLDEAGETIAAD, encoded by the coding sequence ATGACTGATTCGACCACCGAGGTTGTCCGCCTGTTCGGTGGGCCCGGTAGCGGGAAGACGACGGCGCTGCTCGACCGCGTGGACGAACTGCTGGAAGACGACGACGTGGACTTCCGCGACGTGCTGGTCGTCTCGTACACGCGTGCGGCGGCCGCCGAGATACGCGAGCGCCTCGCCGAGCGCCTCGGCCTGTCCCCGCGGGCGCTCCGGGGCAACGTCTGTACGATGCACGCGAAGGCCTACGAACTGCTGAACCTCTCGCGTGGCGACGTCGTCGGCGAGGACGACAAGGAGGCCTTCTGCGAGGAGTTCGGCATCGACTACGAGGACGAGTACGAGGGCTCGCGCCGCCGCTCGGCCCGCTCGACCACTCTCGGGAACAAGATTATCGCGACCAGTCAGTGGCTCCAGCGGACCCGCCGGGACGTGGCCGACTGGTACGACGTCCCCTTCAAGTGGGACGACGAGGAGGTCCGGCTCCCGCCGGAAATCGACGACAACGCCCAGACCGGCAACAAGTACACCCCGACCTGGCCGACCGACGACGACCGCGTCGACGTGCCGAGCGTCATCCGTGGCTGGCGCACCTACAAGGGCGAGAACGACCTGACCGGCTTCGCCGACATGCTCGAACGGGTCGCCCAGCGCTCGCTGCTGCCCAACGTCGACTACCTCATCATCGACGAGTTCCAGGACATCACGACCCTGCAGTACGACGTCTACCAGGAGTGGAAGCCCCACATGGAGCGGGTGCTCATCGCCGGCGACGACGACCAGGTCGTCTACGCCTGGCAGGGCGCGGACCCCGACCTCCTGCTGGAAGAAGACGTGACCCAGGACGAGGTGTTGCCCAACTCCTACCGGCTCCCCTCGCGCATCCTGAACGTCGTCAACCGCGAGGTCCGCCACATCGAGAAGCGCCAGGAGAAGGACCTCAACCCCCGCAAGGAGGGCGGCCGCGTCGAGGCGGTCCAGAACCCCTCGATGTTCGACCTCTCGCGCAACGTCACCCGGACCATCGAGCAGTCCGACGAGACGGTGATGGTCCTGTTCCGGGCGCGCTACCAGATGTTCCAGTTCATCGACGAGTTCATCGACAACGGGATTCCCTTCTCCTGTCTCACCGACCAGCGGATGTGGACCGACCGGCTCACCCAGTACGTCAACGGGCTCGAAGCCGTCGAGGCCGACGAGCCGCTCACGGTGCTCGAGGCCCGCCGGCTGGCCGACATGCTCGTCGACTCCGCGTTCGGGACCGGCGAGCGCGACGACCTCTTCGACGCGCTCGAAGAGATAGACGAGGCCCACGAGGACCAGGACATCGCCGACATCGAAATCGAACCCGACGTGGTCCGGGAACACGTCCCCTTCCTCCCCGACGCCGCCTCCGCGGGCGACATGCTCCGGAAGGTGACCAACTTCCAGGAGCGGACCGTCGACGCCTACTTCACCGGCGACTACACCGGGATGGACGCCGACCGCGTCCGCGTCGGCACCATCCACTCCGCGAAGGGCCGCGAGGCCGACCACGTGTTCGTCGCCACGGACCTCACGGAGAAGGTGGTCGAGCAGATGGCCGCGACGGTCGACCAGCAGGGCATCGAAGTGCCCGGCGTCGACGAGTTCACCAAACACACGAGTCCCGTGCCGACGCTGACCGACAACGAACGCCGCGTGTTCTACGTCGGGATGTCACGCGCCCGGGAGCGACTCGTTCTGCTGGAGAACCTCGTCGACGGCGCGCCGACCCTGCCCATCGACGTGTTGCTGGAAAACGAGCCCAGCGACCGCTCCATCGACGAACTGCTCGACGAGGCCGGCGAGACCATCGCCGCCGACTGA
- a CDS encoding RNA ligase partner protein, translating into MVDRPLKQRFVLDTSLFLTPEIRSGDEDLEAACLELLVLISEAKLVHNISCYMPPSIQAELTTMLEDRAISDEVLTKLDTWVITKSPAHHEVRIPADLVYEFIDEMSERVDRGLRVSEKAVRKAEESRAETVEEHDHMTEVDKVISDLRDEYRDTLRQGVLDSREDFDLLILAQELDAGVVTEDQGIINWAEDFGLRYLKGRNFPSLLREYLAADDPDRWRDET; encoded by the coding sequence ATGGTCGACCGCCCGCTCAAACAACGGTTCGTCCTCGACACGTCGCTGTTTCTCACCCCCGAAATCAGGAGCGGCGACGAGGACCTGGAGGCGGCCTGCCTGGAACTGCTCGTTCTCATCTCGGAGGCGAAACTGGTCCACAACATCTCCTGTTACATGCCGCCGTCGATACAGGCGGAACTGACGACGATGCTCGAAGACCGAGCCATCAGTGACGAGGTGCTGACGAAACTGGACACGTGGGTCATCACGAAGTCCCCGGCCCACCACGAGGTACGGATTCCGGCGGACCTCGTCTACGAGTTCATCGACGAGATGTCGGAGCGGGTAGACCGCGGCCTTCGCGTCTCCGAGAAGGCCGTGCGGAAAGCCGAGGAATCGCGGGCCGAAACGGTCGAGGAACACGACCACATGACGGAGGTGGACAAGGTCATCTCGGACCTGCGCGACGAGTACCGGGACACGCTCCGGCAGGGCGTGCTCGACTCCCGCGAGGACTTCGACCTCCTGATACTCGCACAGGAACTGGACGCCGGCGTCGTCACGGAGGACCAGGGCATCATCAACTGGGCCGAGGACTTCGGACTGCGGTATCTCAAGGGGCGGAACTTCCCGTCGCTTCTCAGGGAGTACCTCGCGGCCGACGACCCGGACCGCTGGCGCGACGAGACTTAG
- a CDS encoding DUF7533 family protein — MARGLIGTIELMVAVVLAARVTLLGVDNVARGQTAVGAVFLGLAVALLVIEWVAPSPTDIPGAIAGRARNALPGGQSPDRDDD; from the coding sequence ATGGCACGGGGACTCATCGGGACAATCGAGCTGATGGTCGCGGTCGTACTCGCCGCGCGGGTCACCCTCCTCGGCGTCGACAACGTCGCCCGCGGCCAGACGGCGGTCGGCGCGGTCTTTCTCGGGTTAGCCGTCGCCTTACTGGTCATCGAGTGGGTCGCTCCCTCCCCGACGGACATCCCCGGCGCAATCGCCGGGCGGGCGCGCAACGCGCTCCCCGGCGGACAATCGCCAGACCGTGACGACGACTAA
- a CDS encoding metallophosphoesterase — translation MHVGIVSDTHDNTSLVEAAVETFADAGCETVVHCGDFVAPFSVTPFDRDWSFYAVRGNNDGEWAVQSTVEDFGTYFGEMGELTVDGHDIAVYHGTSGELVDALVECGSYDYVLHGHTHERGHEERGGTERINPGGISIPPAPGPFSVATLSTDTGEIEFHELE, via the coding sequence ATGCACGTCGGTATCGTCTCGGACACGCACGACAACACGTCGCTGGTCGAGGCCGCAGTCGAGACGTTCGCGGACGCGGGCTGTGAGACGGTCGTCCACTGCGGCGACTTCGTGGCCCCGTTCTCGGTGACGCCGTTCGACCGCGACTGGTCGTTCTACGCCGTCCGCGGCAACAACGACGGCGAGTGGGCGGTCCAATCGACGGTCGAGGACTTTGGCACGTACTTCGGCGAGATGGGCGAGCTGACCGTCGACGGACACGACATCGCGGTGTATCACGGCACCAGCGGCGAACTCGTCGACGCGCTGGTCGAGTGTGGCAGCTACGACTACGTGCTCCACGGGCACACCCACGAACGCGGCCACGAGGAGCGCGGGGGGACGGAGCGAATCAATCCCGGTGGTATCTCGATTCCGCCGGCACCGGGGCCGTTCTCCGTCGCGACGCTCTCGACGGACACCGGCGAAATCGAGTTCCACGAACTGGAGTGA
- a CDS encoding type II glyceraldehyde-3-phosphate dehydrogenase has protein sequence MLHVGINGFGTIGKRVADAVRVQPDMTVAGVAKRSPNFEATIADDRGYDLYAADGREPFDDADLATAGTVHDLIETSDVVVDTTPGGIGAANAPLYAEHDTPAIFQGGEDPDVADVSFNARANYEQAVGADTARVVSCNTTGLSRLLSPLKESYGVEKSRVTLVRRGADPGQTGRGPINDTLPDPVEIPSHHGPDVQTIFPDLDIDTMGMKVPTTQMHTHSVNVTLESEPTTEEVTSLLADESRLFLIPETLGIDGAGKLKEYTRDAGRPRGDVWENCIWAESITVEGRDLYLFQAIHQEADVVPENIDAVRALSGRTASAEKSIRRTDEALGVGRGLVEHDGSPQRVDSHADD, from the coding sequence ATGCTCCACGTGGGCATCAACGGCTTCGGCACCATCGGGAAACGCGTCGCTGACGCGGTGCGTGTCCAGCCAGATATGACAGTTGCGGGCGTAGCGAAGCGCTCGCCGAACTTCGAGGCAACTATCGCGGACGACCGCGGCTACGACCTTTACGCCGCGGACGGGCGCGAACCGTTCGACGACGCTGACCTCGCGACGGCCGGCACAGTCCACGACCTCATCGAGACGAGCGACGTGGTCGTCGACACCACACCGGGCGGCATCGGCGCGGCCAACGCGCCGCTGTACGCCGAACACGACACGCCAGCCATCTTCCAGGGTGGGGAGGACCCCGACGTGGCGGACGTGAGCTTCAACGCTCGCGCCAACTACGAACAGGCGGTCGGCGCGGACACCGCTCGCGTCGTCTCATGTAACACGACCGGCCTCTCACGACTGCTCTCGCCGCTGAAGGAATCCTACGGCGTCGAGAAATCGCGCGTGACGCTGGTCCGGCGCGGTGCCGACCCGGGCCAGACCGGTCGCGGCCCCATCAACGACACGCTGCCGGACCCCGTCGAAATCCCCTCCCACCACGGTCCCGACGTCCAGACGATTTTCCCCGACCTCGACATCGACACGATGGGGATGAAGGTCCCGACGACGCAGATGCACACCCACAGCGTCAACGTCACGCTGGAGAGCGAGCCCACGACGGAGGAAGTCACGTCCCTGCTCGCCGACGAGTCGCGCCTGTTTCTCATCCCTGAGACGCTCGGCATCGACGGCGCGGGGAAGCTCAAGGAGTACACCCGCGACGCCGGCCGCCCGCGCGGCGACGTGTGGGAGAACTGCATCTGGGCCGAGTCCATCACGGTCGAGGGCCGGGACCTCTACCTGTTCCAGGCCATCCACCAGGAAGCCGACGTGGTGCCCGAGAACATCGACGCCGTCCGCGCGCTCTCCGGGCGGACCGCGAGCGCCGAGAAGAGCATCCGCCGCACCGACGAAGCTCTCGGCGTCGGCCGCGGACTCGTCGAACACGACGGCAGCCCACAGCGCGTCGACAGTCACGCCGACGACTGA
- a CDS encoding aminopeptidase has protein sequence MDNSSLRAPAETAVKQCLNLQPDESCAVITDDLRKAIGEALYRVAAEVTDDAVFVRYPPGEQHGVEPPAPVAGAMATADVVLAPTTKSLSHTQARTDANDAGARVATLPGISEGVFLMGLDADYHRIEQHCEDVLAQIEAAAEIRVTSPQGTDITFGVGDREWHMDTGIVHEPGEMSNLPAGEVFLAPETADGTFVVDGTMRPHGKLDGKRLTFDVEDGYVTDIDDPDIRTEVEEAAEEVGRDAYNLAELGIGTNVAVTELVGSVLLDEKAGGTVHIAIGDDHAMGGDVHAPIHLDGILTEPTVYADGEVVDLPRANGD, from the coding sequence ATGGACAACTCGTCGCTTCGCGCCCCCGCAGAGACCGCCGTCAAACAGTGTCTGAACCTCCAGCCCGACGAATCCTGCGCGGTAATCACCGACGACCTGCGGAAAGCCATCGGGGAGGCGCTGTACCGCGTCGCCGCCGAGGTTACCGACGACGCGGTCTTCGTTCGCTACCCGCCGGGTGAGCAACACGGCGTGGAGCCGCCCGCGCCGGTCGCCGGCGCGATGGCGACCGCCGACGTGGTGCTCGCGCCGACGACCAAGAGCCTGAGCCACACCCAGGCCCGGACCGACGCCAACGACGCCGGCGCTCGGGTCGCAACGCTGCCCGGCATCAGCGAGGGCGTGTTCCTGATGGGGTTAGACGCCGACTACCACCGCATCGAACAGCACTGCGAGGACGTGCTGGCCCAGATCGAAGCCGCCGCGGAAATCCGGGTCACCTCGCCACAGGGCACCGACATCACCTTCGGCGTCGGCGACCGCGAGTGGCACATGGACACCGGTATCGTCCACGAACCCGGCGAGATGTCGAACCTCCCCGCCGGCGAGGTGTTCCTCGCCCCGGAGACGGCCGACGGCACGTTCGTCGTCGACGGGACGATGCGTCCCCACGGCAAACTCGACGGCAAACGGCTCACGTTCGACGTCGAGGACGGCTACGTCACGGACATCGACGACCCCGACATCCGCACCGAGGTCGAGGAGGCCGCCGAGGAGGTCGGGCGCGACGCCTACAACCTCGCCGAACTCGGCATCGGCACGAACGTCGCCGTGACCGAACTCGTCGGCTCCGTCCTGCTGGACGAGAAGGCCGGCGGGACGGTCCACATCGCCATCGGCGACGACCACGCGATGGGCGGGGACGTCCACGCGCCGATTCACCTGGACGGGATTCTGACGGAACCGACCGTGTACGCGGATGGGGAGGTCGTGGACCTCCCACGAGCGAACGGCGACTGA
- a CDS encoding SdpI family protein, with the protein MVVATPLLVVLTRTATQNLLNRRNNCRGPRKNRAEIASACIVALLPALMVATLVVLKGAFRYDPPDVPQVGTTITVATMAFMATVHGLVLAWNLGYAVPFDLVLAGSLVWAVLIVVYAANGERVHA; encoded by the coding sequence ATGGTCGTCGCCACGCCGCTGCTCGTGGTTCTCACCCGCACGGCCACACAGAACTTATTGAACCGACGGAACAACTGCCGGGGTCCCCGGAAGAACCGCGCCGAGATAGCGAGCGCCTGCATCGTCGCGCTGCTGCCGGCGCTGATGGTCGCAACGCTCGTGGTGCTGAAGGGAGCGTTCCGCTACGACCCGCCCGATGTCCCACAGGTGGGGACCACTATCACCGTCGCAACGATGGCGTTCATGGCCACAGTACACGGGCTCGTCCTCGCGTGGAACCTCGGCTACGCGGTGCCGTTCGACCTCGTCCTCGCCGGGTCGCTCGTCTGGGCGGTGCTCATCGTCGTCTACGCCGCGAACGGAGAGCGCGTACACGCATAG
- a CDS encoding HVO_0476 family zinc finger protein, which yields MTDATPGDRIALPCPACSPDLETVHEVLKPGGHVTVRCTDCDHVHKEQLPDEETLERSVVVSQDGDSFTAEVDVPAGEELSVGEEFLLETEEAVVTARITSLETADGREDEAVADDVQTIWSRAVGNVAVNVTMHPKDGTHDETESFKLHVPGDYEFVVGETEEFGEEEFTVEGIHVRDDAHGYDHQNMDHDGDMGIAKDINRLYVRDESTTAWSAW from the coding sequence ATGACAGACGCTACACCGGGCGACCGCATCGCCCTCCCGTGTCCGGCCTGTTCGCCGGACCTGGAAACGGTTCACGAGGTGCTGAAGCCGGGCGGCCACGTGACGGTCCGCTGTACGGACTGTGACCACGTCCACAAGGAGCAACTGCCCGACGAGGAGACGCTGGAGCGAAGCGTCGTCGTCTCCCAGGACGGGGACTCCTTCACCGCGGAGGTCGACGTCCCGGCCGGCGAGGAGCTGTCCGTCGGCGAGGAGTTCCTGCTGGAGACGGAGGAAGCCGTCGTGACCGCGCGCATCACCAGCCTGGAGACCGCGGACGGCCGCGAGGACGAGGCGGTCGCCGACGACGTCCAGACCATCTGGTCGCGCGCGGTCGGGAACGTCGCGGTCAACGTGACGATGCACCCGAAAGACGGGACCCACGACGAGACGGAGAGCTTCAAGCTCCACGTCCCCGGCGACTACGAGTTCGTCGTCGGCGAGACCGAGGAGTTCGGCGAGGAGGAGTTCACTGTCGAGGGGATTCACGTCCGCGACGACGCCCACGGCTACGACCACCAGAACATGGACCACGACGGCGACATGGGTATCGCCAAGGACATCAACCGGCTGTACGTCAGGGACGAGTCGACCACGGCGTGGTCAGCGTGGTAG
- a CDS encoding protein-L-isoaspartate(D-aspartate) O-methyltransferase yields the protein MVDWDRQRSRLADRLRSRVSDEAVLAAIRSVPRHLFVPDEERHSAYADRPLPIGSGQTISAPHMVALMAELLDLSPGDRVLEIGTGCGYHAAVTAELVGPENVYSVEYHAPLADAARETLAATGYGEVSVRVGDGKHGWSEYAPYDRTYLACAAPEFPGPLVDQTRDGGVLLAPLGDGRQRLVRATKRADGTLDRADHGGVRFVPLQ from the coding sequence ATGGTCGACTGGGATCGACAGCGGTCGCGGCTGGCCGACCGCTTGCGCTCGCGCGTCTCCGACGAGGCCGTCCTCGCGGCGATAAGGTCCGTTCCGCGCCACCTGTTCGTCCCGGACGAGGAGCGACACAGCGCCTATGCCGACCGCCCCCTCCCCATCGGGTCGGGCCAGACGATTTCTGCGCCGCACATGGTCGCACTCATGGCCGAGTTGCTCGACCTGTCCCCGGGCGACCGGGTGCTCGAAATCGGGACCGGCTGTGGCTACCACGCCGCGGTGACCGCCGAACTGGTCGGTCCCGAGAACGTCTACAGCGTGGAGTACCACGCGCCGCTGGCCGACGCGGCCCGCGAGACGCTGGCGGCGACCGGCTACGGCGAGGTTTCGGTGCGAGTCGGCGACGGCAAGCACGGGTGGTCCGAGTACGCGCCCTACGACCGTACGTACCTGGCCTGCGCCGCCCCGGAGTTCCCCGGCCCGCTCGTCGACCAGACCCGCGACGGCGGCGTCCTCCTGGCTCCGCTGGGCGACGGCCGACAGCGCCTTGTCCGGGCGACAAAGCGGGCCGACGGCACGCTCGACAGGGCCGACCACGGCGGCGTCCGGTTCGTCCCGCTGCAGTAG
- a CDS encoding protein-L-isoaspartate O-methyltransferase family protein, with the protein MDPAVLRDDMVDSLQHDSKGVVRSAWLSTAMRAVPREAFVGEQQAYSDRPFERLGTRVLSPSTAGRVLEALSPEEDDDVLVVGAGVGYTAAVLAEHVGAANVQAIDITRRLVVEARQNLAKAGYDAVLVDRRDGDDGLPEYAPYDRILLEAAAIDPPRALLQQLTDDGRLVMPLGTGEQSLAVVDADGSVERHGTVAFQPMLVEGEQADTVERNRTHREDREHARRAAQSRAGWEQEWIDWDG; encoded by the coding sequence ATGGACCCGGCGGTACTGCGGGACGACATGGTCGACAGCCTGCAACACGACAGCAAGGGTGTCGTCCGGAGCGCGTGGCTGTCGACAGCGATGCGTGCCGTCCCCCGCGAGGCCTTTGTCGGCGAGCAACAGGCCTACTCCGACCGTCCGTTCGAACGCCTCGGCACGCGCGTGCTCTCGCCCAGCACCGCCGGCCGAGTGCTGGAGGCCCTGTCGCCCGAGGAAGACGACGACGTACTCGTGGTCGGTGCCGGCGTCGGCTACACGGCCGCAGTGCTGGCGGAACACGTCGGCGCGGCCAACGTACAGGCGATAGACATCACGCGGCGGCTCGTCGTCGAAGCGCGCCAGAACCTGGCGAAAGCGGGCTACGACGCCGTCCTCGTGGACCGTCGCGACGGGGACGACGGGCTGCCCGAGTACGCGCCCTACGACCGCATTCTGCTGGAAGCCGCCGCAATCGACCCGCCCAGGGCACTCCTCCAGCAACTGACCGACGACGGGCGGCTGGTGATGCCGCTGGGCACCGGCGAGCAGTCGCTGGCCGTCGTCGACGCCGACGGGTCGGTCGAACGACACGGCACCGTCGCCTTCCAGCCGATGCTCGTCGAGGGCGAGCAGGCAGACACCGTCGAGCGAAACCGGACTCACCGCGAGGACCGCGAGCACGCCCGGCGGGCAGCCCAGTCCCGCGCCGGCTGGGAGCAGGAGTGGATAGACTGGGACGGCTAG
- a CDS encoding DUF7382 domain-containing protein produces the protein MSDSLWRDERAIEGLPIRLVIALVVGVACLSVMMSTISGIETLQVTEVDVEPHPEVTDPGTQDVVVTVVDSKGAPVSGATVVAKSGTATLSSVTTGETDGAGNATLSLSPSLGPNQQDGTVTFEVKPPAGSSYEDARSNTDLLVVRSP, from the coding sequence ATGTCAGACTCGCTGTGGCGCGACGAACGTGCCATCGAAGGGCTGCCGATTCGCCTCGTCATCGCGCTGGTGGTCGGCGTGGCCTGCCTCTCCGTGATGATGAGCACCATCTCCGGAATCGAGACGCTCCAAGTGACCGAAGTCGACGTCGAACCGCATCCGGAAGTTACCGACCCGGGGACACAGGACGTGGTCGTCACCGTCGTCGACTCGAAGGGCGCGCCCGTGTCCGGCGCGACGGTGGTCGCAAAGAGCGGCACGGCGACGCTCTCGTCGGTCACGACGGGGGAGACAGACGGCGCGGGGAACGCGACCCTCTCGCTGTCGCCGTCGCTCGGGCCGAACCAACAGGACGGCACGGTCACGTTCGAGGTGAAACCGCCGGCGGGCAGTAGCTACGAGGACGCGCGCTCGAACACCGATCTGCTCGTCGTCAGGTCGCCCTAG
- a CDS encoding ATP-binding protein produces MVVIGRDGVTGATARLGHYRARDGSRGAAVDLDVDRPHVGLVVGKRGSGKTYTLGVLAEGLLAAEGVAPVVVDPMGAFAPLDAADASATVVDPGVRADALGPRQWCTVLGLDPEQGAGALVWRAASERETLDGMRAWVTDAETTASAGRAAANHLALAASWDVFDSAGIETEALCSDELTVLDLSDLGSRPAGAVLAAVATALYDARLAERTSRLPWLLVDEAHAFTDGVARRPLRRLVTRGRQPGVSCVLATQRPSAVPATTVSQADLLVAHRLTSAADIDALQAVQPTYLDGDFAARLPEATGDALVVDDSTESVHRVTVRERRTPHGGETPRASALDGVEARTDGGF; encoded by the coding sequence ATGGTCGTCATCGGACGCGACGGTGTGACGGGGGCGACGGCGCGGCTGGGCCACTATCGGGCCCGTGACGGGAGCCGCGGTGCTGCGGTCGACCTCGACGTCGACCGGCCACACGTCGGCCTCGTCGTCGGCAAGCGCGGGTCGGGGAAGACGTACACGCTCGGGGTCCTCGCCGAGGGGTTGCTGGCCGCCGAGGGGGTCGCGCCCGTCGTCGTCGACCCGATGGGTGCGTTCGCGCCGCTGGACGCCGCGGACGCGTCGGCGACAGTGGTCGACCCCGGTGTCCGTGCGGACGCGCTCGGCCCGCGCCAGTGGTGCACGGTGCTGGGGCTCGACCCGGAACAGGGTGCCGGCGCGCTCGTGTGGCGCGCGGCCAGCGAGCGCGAGACGCTCGACGGGATGCGTGCGTGGGTGACCGACGCGGAGACGACAGCGAGCGCGGGCCGAGCGGCGGCGAACCACCTCGCGCTGGCCGCGTCCTGGGACGTGTTCGACTCGGCGGGCATCGAGACGGAGGCACTGTGTAGCGACGAATTGACGGTGCTCGACCTGTCCGACCTCGGTTCGCGGCCGGCGGGCGCAGTCCTGGCCGCCGTCGCCACCGCGCTGTACGACGCTCGCCTGGCCGAACGGACGAGCCGCCTGCCCTGGCTGCTGGTCGACGAGGCTCACGCGTTTACTGACGGGGTCGCCCGGCGGCCGCTCCGTCGGCTCGTCACGCGGGGCCGCCAGCCCGGCGTCAGTTGCGTGCTGGCGACACAGCGACCCAGCGCCGTGCCGGCGACGACCGTCTCCCAGGCCGACCTGCTCGTGGCTCACCGGCTGACGAGCGCGGCCGACATCGACGCGTTGCAGGCGGTCCAGCCCACGTACCTCGACGGCGACTTCGCGGCCCGACTGCCCGAGGCGACGGGTGACGCGCTCGTCGTCGACGACAGCACCGAGTCCGTCCACCGCGTGACGGTCCGCGAGCGGCGGACGCCCCACGGCGGCGAGACGCCGCGGGCAAGCGCCCTCGACGGTGTCGAGGCCCGAACCGACGGCGGGTTCTGA
- the crcB gene encoding fluoride efflux transporter CrcB produces MVAIEPAHLVGTGGAIGAVCRHYLAGAVQRETFPLGTFTVNVVGSFVLGLLTFAGVAGDAALLVGVGACGSFTTFSSFSVGTVRLWEDGYVALAVLNAVGTLVCALAAIGLAYGLTQVV; encoded by the coding sequence ATGGTGGCTATCGAGCCGGCGCACCTGGTCGGAACCGGCGGCGCTATCGGCGCGGTCTGTCGCCACTACCTGGCGGGAGCCGTCCAGCGGGAGACGTTCCCGCTCGGGACGTTCACCGTGAACGTCGTCGGGAGCTTCGTCCTCGGATTGCTGACCTTCGCCGGCGTGGCCGGCGACGCGGCGCTGCTGGTCGGCGTTGGCGCGTGCGGGTCGTTCACGACGTTCTCCTCCTTTTCCGTCGGGACGGTCCGGCTGTGGGAGGACGGGTACGTGGCGCTGGCCGTGCTCAACGCCGTCGGCACCCTCGTCTGTGCGCTGGCCGCAATCGGACTGGCCTATGGGCTCACCCAGGTAGTGTGA
- a CDS encoding fluoride efflux transporter FluC has translation MAETHPLVTVETIVLVGLGGFAGSNLRYFVGLFLPGLQGTLLVNALGSFALGVLVYEGLQVGALASETKLAASTGFISSFTTYSTFAVETVLTPEWAVANVIGSYALGFAGVLVGRLAVRLSARGER, from the coding sequence CCATCGTTCTCGTGGGTCTCGGCGGGTTCGCCGGCTCGAACCTTCGGTACTTCGTCGGCCTCTTTCTGCCGGGGTTACAGGGGACGTTGTTGGTCAACGCCCTCGGCAGTTTCGCGCTCGGCGTCCTGGTGTACGAGGGACTGCAGGTCGGTGCGTTGGCCAGCGAGACGAAACTGGCCGCGTCGACGGGCTTCATCTCCTCGTTTACCACCTACAGCACGTTCGCGGTGGAAACCGTGCTGACGCCCGAGTGGGCCGTCGCAAACGTCATCGGAAGTTACGCCCTGGGGTTTGCGGGCGTCCTCGTCGGCCGCCTAGCCGTCCGTCTATCCGCCAGGGGTGAGCGCTGA